From one Leptospira stimsonii genomic stretch:
- a CDS encoding cell division protein FtsQ/DivIB → MRHNLIDFLREFVQKRRNILLLALLLCILSVGAILGFRFQGIPRELNKLIITGHEKLKTEEIVRMLEIQPGTSFDTLDLDLLEKKLSRYPRVNSARITKKSEDQLLIELTERKASFIVNSDGHLYEIDSEHRVLSKDDVREKDLCVLSGNFPVKNGFIQDASFRDLYNSVEQAFRMYPALKPRISEVLLQEDGEIFFFADEPIQLRIQIGTLLHRDQIRKLYAILAYFEKDKIQSELVDIRGEDAVYH, encoded by the coding sequence ATGAGACATAATCTGATTGACTTTCTAAGAGAATTCGTGCAGAAAAGGAGAAACATTCTCCTCTTGGCTCTTCTCCTCTGTATTTTGAGCGTTGGGGCGATTCTCGGATTTCGTTTTCAAGGAATTCCCCGAGAACTGAATAAGTTAATCATTACGGGGCACGAAAAGCTCAAAACGGAAGAAATCGTCAGAATGCTTGAAATTCAACCCGGAACCTCCTTTGATACTCTGGACTTGGATCTTCTGGAAAAAAAACTCTCCAGGTATCCGAGAGTGAATTCTGCACGCATCACGAAAAAGTCGGAAGACCAACTCCTCATAGAACTCACCGAAAGAAAAGCTTCCTTCATCGTCAACTCGGACGGACATCTCTACGAGATCGATTCCGAACACAGAGTTCTTTCGAAAGACGACGTTCGAGAAAAAGACCTCTGTGTTCTTTCCGGAAACTTTCCGGTCAAGAACGGCTTTATCCAAGACGCGAGTTTTCGAGATCTTTATAATTCCGTTGAACAGGCTTTTCGAATGTATCCGGCTCTCAAACCGAGAATCTCCGAAGTTCTTCTCCAAGAAGACGGGGAAATCTTTTTTTTCGCGGACGAGCCGATTCAATTAAGAATTCAGATCGGAACCCTTCTTCACAGGGATCAGATTCGTAAACTCTACGCAATCTTAGCCTATTTTGAAAAAGATAAGATTCAATCCGAACTCGTAGATATCAGAGGAGAAGACGCGGTCTATCACTGA
- a CDS encoding MlaD family protein — MNLSKHTTVLTGVIFFLGFSLGLYMAVVEKAGTIDDYPYTMKIYYPRLEGIHPGAPVRILGVERGIVRSLDVVPIDEVGDQRFLNKDQTKAIEIVIRLKEPITLWDNYKITFQTNTILSGRTIDIDPGSSEKDDTTFFQPTYLEDEQRAPDFLPSADYFEDFFAASTGVIRENREDIRASFANLYEISEKLKSNRGTIPKMIHSPETYDNLLELLTDARIFGNDARRYTEGYRKLERSAPAPFTINMYRRTTLIGSVGNDYYFGKL, encoded by the coding sequence ATGAATCTCTCAAAACACACAACGGTCCTCACGGGCGTCATATTCTTCTTAGGATTCTCACTTGGATTGTATATGGCCGTAGTGGAAAAAGCCGGAACCATAGACGATTATCCTTATACGATGAAAATCTATTATCCACGTCTGGAAGGAATTCATCCCGGGGCGCCGGTTCGAATCCTTGGGGTGGAAAGAGGAATCGTCCGAAGTCTCGATGTGGTTCCGATCGACGAAGTCGGGGACCAACGATTTTTGAATAAGGATCAAACCAAAGCGATCGAGATCGTAATCCGACTCAAGGAGCCGATTACTCTCTGGGACAATTATAAGATTACCTTTCAGACGAATACGATTCTTTCCGGAAGAACGATCGATATCGATCCGGGTTCTTCCGAAAAAGACGATACAACTTTTTTCCAACCCACTTATCTCGAGGACGAACAACGAGCTCCCGACTTCCTTCCTTCCGCGGATTATTTCGAAGATTTTTTTGCCGCTTCCACGGGAGTGATTCGTGAGAATCGAGAAGACATTCGAGCCTCCTTCGCGAATCTCTACGAGATTTCCGAAAAACTCAAATCCAATCGGGGAACCATTCCGAAGATGATTCATTCTCCGGAAACCTACGATAATCTTCTGGAACTTCTTACGGACGCGAGAATTTTCGGAAACGATGCGAGACGTTATACGGAAGGATATCGTAAGTTGGAACGTTCCGCTCCGGCCCCTTTTACGATTAATATGTATCGAAGAACGACTCTCATAGGAAGCGTTGGAAACGATTATTATTTCGGAAAACTCTAA
- a CDS encoding nuclear transport factor 2 family protein has translation MKHPNLEIIDRFFEAYIQRDWNELRKVLSLDARWSFPGKHPYGGWRNGSEEVIQFFDTMGSVMGKSNVKAEKLIVAANDDYVIESQHVFTNRDDGTNLDHLVCVLWKFAEGKIVEGIHFFANPVEADSFFTKISQKNLE, from the coding sequence TTGAAACATCCGAATTTAGAAATCATAGATCGTTTTTTCGAAGCGTATATACAAAGGGATTGGAATGAGTTAAGGAAAGTTCTTTCTCTGGATGCGAGGTGGAGTTTTCCCGGAAAACACCCTTATGGAGGTTGGAGGAACGGCTCTGAGGAAGTGATCCAATTTTTTGATACGATGGGTTCCGTAATGGGAAAATCCAACGTAAAAGCCGAAAAATTGATCGTCGCGGCGAACGATGATTATGTGATCGAAAGCCAACACGTTTTTACAAATAGAGATGATGGGACCAATTTGGATCACCTCGTTTGTGTTCTCTGGAAGTTTGCTGAGGGAAAGATCGTGGAAGGCATTCATTTTTTTGCAAATCCTGTGGAAGCGGATTCTTTCTTTACGAAAATCTCTCAGAAGAATTTAGAATAG